The proteins below are encoded in one region of Telopea speciosissima isolate NSW1024214 ecotype Mountain lineage chromosome 10, Tspe_v1, whole genome shotgun sequence:
- the LOC122643464 gene encoding uncharacterized protein LOC122643464 — protein sequence MRTVNGGSDVVSCRSFPTSLKGPAGLWFAKLKPNSIRSFTELAKAFVSRFQSSVKQKKTAANLLAVKQRSDESIRDYIARFNAESLEIKDLDDAMAFNALHNGVTNHDLVKSLALDPVTTMPQLLDRCYQYANMFDIIKTRKVVDGRATEKKRTNEKEDKKGDGKRARSERDSSPEYTPLNTTRTKILMEVSDRGLLQQPWPMFSKPEDRYPNKFCEFHRKIGHDTEDCRQLKREIEDVIQKGHLRRYVKEARENPRGRETTRNDWRRDDKARRGGDRDRPSDQRNNHREVRRNQDETNTSTAPAILTILGGPGQESTRQAKAKARFVAVAEISEKKARMEPEITFSDRDMEGLSWPHDDAVMVQAVIANRVHRVLVDRGASVDMLSYDAYL from the coding sequence ATGAGGACAGTCAATGGTGGGTCCGATGTGGTGTCCTGTCGATCATTCCCCACCTCTCTCAAGGGGCCCGCGGGGTTGTGGTTCGCCAAATTAAAGCCTAACTCGATCCGAAGCTTCACAGAGTTGGCCAAAGCCTTCGTCagccgcttccagagcagtgtgaagcaaaagaagactGCAGCCAATTTGTTGGCTGTCAAACAACGCTCTGATGAGTCCATCAGAGATTACATCGCCCGCTTCAACGCCGAGAGTCTGGAGATTAAGGACCTGGACGATGCGATGGCTTTCAACGCCCTGCACAACGGAGTCACCAACCACGATCTAGTAAAGTCGCTGGCGCTAGATCCGGTGACAACTATGCCACAGCTGCTAGATCGTTGTTACCAATATGCCAACATGTTCGATATCATAAAGACGAGAAAAGTAGTGGATGGAAGAGCTACCGAGAAGAAAAGGACGAATGAAAAGGAAGACAAGAAAGGGGACGGCAAGAGAGCGAGGTCAGAGAGGGATTCAAGTCCCGAGTATACCCCACTCAATACCACCAGGACTAAAATCCTGATGGAAGTATCGGATCGAGGGCTACTGCAACAGCCCTGGCCAATGTTTTCAAAACCGGAGGATCGGTATCCGAACAAATTTTGCGAGTTCCACCGAAAGATAGGCCATGACACGGAGGACTGCAGACAGCTAAAGAGGGAAATAGAAGACGTGATCCAGAAAGGCCACCTAAGGCGTTACGTCAAGGAGGCGAGAGAAAACCCTCGAGGTCGAGAAACCACAAGGAATGACTGGCGAAGAGATGATAAAGCCCGAAGAGGGGGAGATAGGGATCGCCCAAGCGATCAGAGAAACAATCATCGGGAAGTCAGGAGAAACCAGGACGAGACCAACACATCCACAGCCCCGGCTATCCTCACCATCctgggaggaccagggcaagagtcaacTCGCCAAGCTAAGGCGAAAGCCAGATTTGTGGCAGTAGCGGAAATCTCCGAAAAGAAAGCGCGCATGGAGCCTGAGATCACTTTCTCAGATCGAGACATGGAGGGGTTGAGCTGGCCGCACGACGATGCTGTCATGGTCCAGGCAGTTATAGCCAATCGCGTCCACCGGGTCTTAGTCGACAGAGGGGCATCCGTAGATATGCTATCTTACGATGCATATCTATAA